The DNA window TGCTTAATAGAAAAGGTGGATCGTCCGTTGCAAGATTTACATCATCTTATGGTTATCGGTTGCAGATATACAACGGCAGCAATCGTAGCGCAGCCTATGCGGCACAAGCCAGGTTCAACCGTGAGTTTCCCGAAATGCGTACCTACATCAGTTACCGGGAACCCAACTTTAAAGTACGGGCAGGCGATTTTCGCACGAGATTAGAGGCAGAGCGGCTTAAAAGCCAACTGGGCAATACCTTTACGGCCATGTTCATCGTTTCAGAAAAGATAAACCCTCCAAAAACTGTCATCAATAATGATTAAGGACAAGATACAACAGCTTTCAGCAGAAATATTTGACGAGGTGGTTGCCAACAGGCGCCACTTGCATGCTCATCCCGAACTTTCTTTTCACGAAGTAGAAACCTCGGTGTTTGTTGCAAATAAGCTGGAAGAACTTGGCCTGGAGTACCACAAAATGGCGGACACTGGCCTTGTCGCTCTCATCAAAGGTGACAAGCCCGGAAATGGCGTTGTTGCGCTCCGTGCAGACATGGACGCGTTGCCAATACTGGAAGCTAATGATGTTCCATACAGGTCGCAGAACGCTGGTGTAATGCACGCTTGCGGACATGACGCGCATACCTCATCCTTATTGGGAACTGCAAGCATTCTCACCAAACTCAAAAGTGAATTTGCCGGCACTGTTAAGCTGATCTTTCAGCCGGCTGAAGAAAAGCTGCCGGGCGGCGCCAGCTTGATGATACAGCAGGGCGTATTGGAGAACCCGAAACCGAATGCGGTACTTGGTCAGCACGTAATGCCGTTGATAGATGCCGGGAAAGTAGGTTTTCGTGCAGGCAAGTATATGGCCTCTACAGACGAACTTTATGTAACCGTTAAAGGTAAAGG is part of the Mucilaginibacter terrenus genome and encodes:
- a CDS encoding SPOR domain-containing protein, with the translated sequence MKRATFDSTALTRLIKCCSFFMLMLSATIASAQKGKVTVVRDPLFDTLLAKRALLNRKGGSSVARFTSSYGYRLQIYNGSNRSAAYAAQARFNREFPEMRTYISYREPNFKVRAGDFRTRLEAERLKSQLGNTFTAMFIVSEKINPPKTVINND
- a CDS encoding M20 metallopeptidase family protein; this translates as MIKDKIQQLSAEIFDEVVANRRHLHAHPELSFHEVETSVFVANKLEELGLEYHKMADTGLVALIKGDKPGNGVVALRADMDALPILEANDVPYRSQNAGVMHACGHDAHTSSLLGTASILTKLKSEFAGTVKLIFQPAEEKLPGGASLMIQQGVLENPKPNAVLGQHVMPLIDAGKVGFRAGKYMASTDELYVTVKGKGGHGAQPQQNVDPVIITAHILTALQQVVSRFADPKSPSVLSFGKVIANGATNVIPNEVYLEGTFRTMDEKWRGEAHIKMKKMAEGIAESMGGSCEFNIMKGYPFLINEEKLTAATRGHAEDYLGKENVLDLDIWMAAEDFAYYSQAADSCFYRLGTRNEERGITSSVHTPTFDVEEDAFKISTGLMAYLALKQLGN